In the Salinirubrum litoreum genome, one interval contains:
- a CDS encoding phytoene/squalene synthase family protein — MSRHADDPLPDHPDLGWCHEAVQGVSRTFALTVDVLEEPMSSYICVGYLLCRVADTVEDADHISPDEQARLLRSYDAALDPEDDTDIDAFAEAVEPHLPPEAERNDDWRVVAEADRVVGVFEALPEDVREAVTPPARELVQGMAMFVERYADDGGLRIQSREELEEYCYYAAGTVGNLITNLVTRGDVGGERARRLYDTAEEFGLLLQLVNISKDVYDDYTEENNVYLPAVWLESEGVPQEEVVDPRHEHGASSVVRRTAEHAKSFVDDAQTYLELVPTHDGNTLAAWAIPYLLAVGTLRELLSRPEDALREGDVKISRQEVFAVVSAMSDTDDRSMLGELRGIISRKPYHRVATSAD; from the coding sequence ATGTCTCGACACGCCGACGACCCCCTTCCCGACCACCCGGATCTCGGGTGGTGCCACGAGGCAGTGCAGGGTGTCTCACGAACGTTCGCGCTCACCGTCGACGTGCTGGAGGAACCGATGTCGTCGTACATCTGCGTCGGCTACCTCCTCTGTCGCGTCGCCGACACGGTGGAGGACGCCGACCACATCTCTCCCGACGAGCAGGCCCGCCTCCTCCGCAGTTACGACGCCGCACTGGACCCCGAAGACGACACCGACATCGACGCCTTCGCCGAGGCCGTCGAGCCACATCTCCCGCCGGAAGCGGAGCGAAACGACGACTGGCGGGTCGTCGCCGAGGCGGACCGCGTCGTCGGCGTCTTCGAGGCACTCCCCGAGGACGTGCGCGAGGCGGTCACCCCGCCCGCGCGTGAACTCGTGCAGGGGATGGCGATGTTCGTCGAACGCTACGCCGACGACGGCGGCCTCCGCATCCAGAGCCGCGAGGAACTGGAGGAGTACTGCTACTACGCCGCCGGCACGGTCGGCAACCTCATCACGAACCTCGTCACGCGCGGCGACGTCGGCGGCGAACGCGCGCGCCGCCTCTACGACACCGCCGAGGAGTTCGGGCTGTTGCTTCAACTGGTCAACATCTCGAAGGACGTGTACGACGACTACACCGAGGAGAACAACGTCTACCTCCCCGCCGTCTGGCTCGAATCCGAGGGCGTCCCGCAGGAGGAGGTCGTCGACCCGCGCCACGAGCACGGTGCCTCGTCGGTCGTCCGGCGGACCGCAGAGCACGCCAAGTCGTTCGTCGACGACGCCCAGACCTACCTCGAACTGGTGCCGACTCACGACGGGAACACGCTCGCGGCGTGGGCCATCCCGTACCTGCTGGCGGTCGGCACGCTCCGTGAACTGCTCTCCCGGCCAGAGGACGCCCTGCGCGAGGGCGACGTGAAGATCTCCCGCCAGGAGGTGTTCGCGGTCGTCTCGGCGATGTCGGACACCGACGACCGGTCGATGCTCGGGGAACTACGCGGGATCATCTCGCGGAAGCCGTACCATCGGGTCGCGACCAGCGCGGACTGA
- a CDS encoding DUF7111 family protein, whose amino-acid sequence MSDIDADYEETDGERLLTFRRDGRTATVAQNSEGYAMLKVRDAGGDELERYYGFDMALDHAAELLGVAVHDLPVPEDASDMGM is encoded by the coding sequence GTGAGCGACATCGACGCCGACTACGAGGAGACGGACGGCGAGCGCCTGCTGACCTTCCGGCGTGACGGCCGGACCGCGACGGTCGCACAGAACAGCGAGGGGTACGCGATGCTGAAGGTGCGGGACGCAGGCGGCGACGAACTGGAACGCTACTACGGCTTCGACATGGCACTGGACCACGCCGCCGAACTGCTGGGCGTGGCTGTTCACGATCTCCCGGTGCCCGAGGACGCCAGCGACATGGGGATGTAG
- a CDS encoding DUF5518 domain-containing protein: MLLLRHLVADLTGDDYRPAVFLGLASIPATVAVNWLLASGTLPETSEVLPLVFACLVAGSVFRSRSAPSSRAGAITGLVGGVPVAGWQSLFVYGDWSAHPVVTDAVGESVGAVAVGVGVSLFTASGLLVVFWLVGSVAGRVGNWLAGRVGSTPGSGESAEN; this comes from the coding sequence ATGCTCCTCCTCCGACACCTCGTCGCCGACCTGACCGGCGACGACTACCGACCGGCAGTCTTTCTCGGTCTCGCGTCGATCCCCGCGACGGTCGCCGTGAACTGGCTCCTCGCGTCGGGGACGCTCCCCGAGACGAGCGAAGTGTTGCCTCTCGTGTTCGCCTGCCTCGTCGCCGGCTCTGTCTTCCGGTCTCGGTCGGCACCGAGTAGTCGCGCCGGCGCGATCACGGGACTCGTCGGCGGTGTGCCGGTCGCAGGCTGGCAGAGCCTGTTCGTCTACGGCGACTGGTCGGCACATCCGGTCGTGACCGACGCGGTCGGCGAGTCTGTCGGGGCAGTCGCGGTCGGCGTCGGTGTCTCGCTGTTCACCGCGAGCGGCCTGCTCGTCGTGTTCTGGCTCGTCGGATCGGTAGCCGGGCGGGTCGGTAACTGGCTTGCTGGGCGAGTCGGCTCCACACCGGGATCGGGCGAGTCAGCCGAGAACTGA
- a CDS encoding acyl-CoA thioesterase: MPRLIDTHIENRMRVQPNHANNYETAHGGIVMKWMDEVGAMSAMRFAGETCVTAGVDDLSFLRPIPVGDTTLIEAYVFDAGRTSVRVRLSAARENPRTGETEATTDSCFTFVAIDQDGNPTAVPELTVESEEEERLQAQAHEIESSPE, encoded by the coding sequence ATGCCCCGACTGATCGACACCCACATCGAGAACCGGATGCGCGTCCAACCGAACCACGCCAACAACTACGAGACGGCCCACGGGGGCATCGTGATGAAGTGGATGGACGAGGTGGGCGCGATGTCCGCGATGCGCTTCGCGGGCGAGACCTGCGTCACCGCCGGCGTGGACGACCTCTCGTTTCTGCGACCGATTCCGGTCGGCGACACCACGCTGATCGAGGCCTACGTCTTCGACGCCGGGCGAACCAGCGTCCGGGTGCGCCTCTCGGCGGCCCGCGAGAACCCCCGCACCGGCGAGACCGAGGCGACAACCGACTCCTGTTTCACGTTCGTCGCCATCGACCAAGACGGGAACCCGACCGCAGTCCCCGAGTTGACCGTCGAGAGCGAGGAGGAGGAGCGACTCCAGGCGCAGGCCCACGAGATCGAATCGTCACCGGAATAG
- a CDS encoding DUF1684 domain-containing protein, which yields MSDTDDLDSTGGDDFDPEAWADELERQRDAKDEHLAEHPQSPIPQAAREEFDGLDYFDPDPDYRVEATVTVHDDPETVELETTRGPNVEYQRVATFTFDVDGERELAVYSHEDGPLFVPFRDKTTGQQSYEQGRYMEFDPERDLATGDSFPLDFNLAYTPFCAFSETFACPLPPEENWLEVAIPAGERAP from the coding sequence ATGAGCGACACCGACGACCTCGATTCGACCGGGGGCGACGACTTCGACCCCGAGGCGTGGGCCGACGAACTCGAACGCCAGCGCGACGCGAAAGACGAGCACCTCGCCGAGCATCCCCAGTCGCCGATTCCGCAGGCGGCCCGCGAGGAGTTCGACGGGCTGGACTACTTCGACCCCGACCCGGACTACCGCGTCGAAGCGACGGTGACGGTCCACGACGACCCCGAGACCGTCGAACTGGAGACGACGCGCGGCCCGAACGTCGAGTACCAGCGCGTTGCGACCTTCACCTTCGACGTCGACGGCGAGCGCGAACTGGCGGTCTACAGCCACGAGGACGGCCCGCTGTTCGTCCCCTTCCGCGACAAGACGACCGGCCAGCAGAGCTACGAGCAGGGTCGCTACATGGAGTTCGACCCCGAACGCGATCTGGCGACGGGCGACAGCTTCCCGCTGGACTTCAACCTCGCGTACACGCCCTTCTGTGCCTTCTCGGAGACGTTCGCCTGCCCGCTTCCCCCGGAAGAGAACTGGCTCGAAGTCGCGATCCCGGCCGGCGAGCGCGCTCCCTGA
- a CDS encoding esterase/lipase family protein, producing the protein MGRADMLHGLIEAGRDVLGLDAGEDGSGTTEAVDSAPRRQFLRRTGEASAVGVVGAATLSGGATAAGTLCDRARTDDSALPWDAGGAYGGWGGADYFGTGGGISRAPTVFVHGNTGDACNFSGHADYLRARGWSGDELWSITFREATSSHADMAEQLDDFVANVRAETGASRVNLVSHSLGVTGTRVWMEAYDRFDWVDEWVGLAGANHGVCNCPGCVDTTVFGSDLGEPCQFIAVQCFGVPGHPLYDINLPTETPGGVTYRTVRGYYDALYYCNVYSPYLSGADNNLVFADHLGVLESSETKEMVANWVA; encoded by the coding sequence GTGGGACGTGCCGACATGCTCCACGGACTGATCGAAGCGGGACGCGACGTACTGGGACTCGACGCCGGCGAGGACGGGAGTGGGACGACCGAAGCCGTCGACAGCGCACCACGGCGACAGTTTCTCAGACGCACCGGCGAGGCGTCGGCGGTGGGGGTCGTCGGCGCGGCGACACTCTCCGGCGGGGCGACCGCCGCCGGGACACTCTGTGACCGCGCTCGGACCGACGACTCCGCCCTCCCGTGGGATGCCGGCGGTGCCTACGGCGGGTGGGGCGGCGCGGACTACTTCGGCACCGGCGGAGGTATCTCCCGAGCACCGACCGTCTTCGTCCACGGGAACACCGGCGACGCCTGCAACTTCTCCGGACACGCCGACTACCTCCGGGCGCGGGGCTGGTCCGGCGACGAACTGTGGTCGATCACCTTCCGCGAGGCGACCAGCAGTCACGCCGACATGGCAGAGCAGTTGGACGACTTCGTGGCGAACGTCCGGGCCGAGACCGGCGCGTCACGGGTCAACCTCGTCTCACACAGTCTCGGCGTGACCGGCACGCGCGTCTGGATGGAGGCCTACGACCGGTTCGACTGGGTCGACGAGTGGGTCGGCTTGGCGGGCGCGAACCACGGCGTCTGCAACTGTCCAGGCTGTGTCGACACGACCGTCTTCGGGTCGGACCTCGGCGAACCGTGTCAGTTCATCGCGGTCCAGTGTTTCGGCGTCCCCGGCCACCCCCTGTACGACATCAACCTGCCGACCGAGACACCCGGCGGCGTGACGTACCGCACGGTGCGAGGGTACTACGACGCACTCTACTACTGCAACGTCTACAGTCCGTACCTCTCCGGAGCCGACAACAACCTGGTGTTCGCCGACCACCTCGGCGTGTTGGAGTCCAGCGAGACGAAGGAGATGGTGGCGAACTGGGTCGCCTGA
- a CDS encoding haloacid dehalogenase type II, translating to MPFEPADVETVTFDSYSTIVDVDAAEQALADRVPDPEPVSRHWRARSLEYTFVADDVDAYRPFYELNRTALQHALETFGVDLSSDERDEILAVYHELDVFDDVREGLTALTDAGYDCYVVSNGNPEMLDSMVSHADIDDLLVDTISADEVETFKPNAELYRHAAARTGTGIDRIAHVSAAWFDVLGAQHAGMQTVWVDRGKAPWDGFAGDPDLTVASFHELVDVLTG from the coding sequence ATGCCGTTCGAACCAGCGGACGTGGAGACGGTCACCTTCGACTCCTACAGCACCATCGTCGACGTGGACGCCGCAGAGCAAGCACTCGCGGATCGCGTTCCCGACCCGGAACCGGTCTCCCGTCACTGGCGCGCCCGTTCGCTGGAGTACACGTTCGTCGCGGACGACGTGGACGCCTACCGGCCGTTCTACGAACTGAACCGCACAGCCCTCCAGCACGCACTGGAGACGTTCGGCGTCGACCTCTCGTCCGACGAACGCGACGAGATTCTCGCGGTCTACCACGAACTGGACGTGTTCGACGACGTGCGCGAGGGACTGACGGCGCTGACCGACGCGGGCTACGACTGCTACGTCGTCTCGAACGGGAACCCCGAGATGCTCGATTCGATGGTGAGCCACGCCGACATCGACGATCTGTTGGTCGACACGATCAGCGCCGACGAGGTCGAGACGTTCAAACCGAACGCCGAACTCTACCGCCACGCCGCCGCCCGAACCGGCACCGGAATCGACCGGATCGCCCACGTCTCTGCGGCGTGGTTCGACGTACTCGGGGCACAGCACGCCGGGATGCAGACCGTCTGGGTGGATCGCGGGAAGGCCCCGTGGGACGGCTTCGCCGGCGATCCGGACCTGACGGTCGCGTCGTTCCACGAGTTGGTCGACGTCCTGACCGGGTGA